GACGACGGCGACGGGCGGGACGGGGAAGGGGCGGCGGCGTGCCGCTGGGCGCACCTCCGTGCGGCGCGATGGCGCGCGGGTACGGGGCACGTCGGACGGAGTGCCACGGGGCGGCTGCCGTACGGCGATGTTCATACAACAGCGTTTTATTTGGCGCCCACACTCTGCCGCGCCGGTCGCGTTGTCAACCCCCGTCCGCCGGGAACCGGCAGCTCAGGCGTCGCCGGCGCCCTCGGACGCCGTGCCGGGCGCCGCGCCCTTGAGGAGCTCGACCAGGGCCAGGGCGACCTGGGCGCCCCGGTCGGACGTCCAGGTGTCCGGGTCCTCCAGGGTCGAGAGCCAGTACCCGCGGAACAGCAGGTGGAGCAGGTCGGCGCCGAACCCCGGGTCGGGCAGGCCGGCCTGAGCGGCGAGCGTGACGAGCTCGGTGCGATTGCGCCGGGAGGTGACGCGCCGCAGCTCCTCCAGCTCCTCGCCGGCGGCGGGTCCGGCGCTCGCGATCTCCATCAACAGCCGCCGCAGGACCTCGTCGTCGTGCTCGGTGGTACTCATCCAGCGGGCGGCGGCCTTCAGCCGCTCCAGACCGGTGAGACCGTCGAGCACCTCGTCCATCTCGGCCGTCCACTCCTCCTCCGCCTTGCGCAGGGCGTTGAGCATCAGGGCGGACCGGCTGGAGACGTAGTTGGTGACCATCGCCGTCGAGCCCCCGAGCTGGGCGGCGACGGCGCGGATGGTGACGGAGCGGACGCCTCGTTCGCGGGCGACCTGGATGGTGGCGGCGGCGATCTCGTCGAGCCGCCTGGCTTCGTCTACCTCGATCGGCATGTCGCAGACCTTAACTCAGAGGGTTGACCCCGTTTACATGGAGCTGCAATGTTGTCATACAACGTTGTTACATGACGGCGTTGCATCTGGATTCCCGGAGACCCACTCATGAGCATTCGCTACGAGCGGACCGGCTCCGCACCCGTTCCCGACCACGCGCGACAGCACCTGGTGCGCATGCGGGACGGGGTGCGGCTGGCCACCGACGTCTACCTGCCCGACGGCGCGGACAGCGCGCCGCTCCCCGCCGTACTGGTCCGCCTGCCCTACGACAAGAACAGCCGCTACGTCTACTTCGACAAGATCGCCGCGCTGTTCACCGGCCGCGGCTACGCGCTCGTCGTCCAGGACGTCCGCGGCAAGTTCCGTTCCGGGGGACAGACCCTGCCGTTCCTGCGCGAACCGCTGGACGGCTACGACGCGATCGAATGGATCACCCACCAGCCCTGGTCGGACGGTGTCGTCGGGATGTTCGGTGACTCCTACTACGGCTTCACCCAGTGGGCGGCGGTCGCCGCGGAACATCCGGCGCTGCGCGCCATCGTGCCCCGGGTCACCACCGTCGACTTCAACGGCACCACTCAGTCCGATCCGGGGGACCAGTCCCCGCTCGGCAGACCGGTCTGGCTGGAGGGCATCGAGTACTACGCCCACTACTGGGTCGACAACGACGTCTACGAGTTCGCGCCCGACCGTTCCGTCCGCCCGGTCATCGAGCAGTACGAGCAGGCCTTCGCGGCGATGGGAAACCGCTCGGCATGGTTCGACCTGCTGGCTCCGCGCTACACCAACCTGCTCCCGGCGCTCGGGCGGCACCCGTTCGACGCGCGGCCGGTACCGGTCCTGCACTGCGTCGGCTGGTTCGACAACATCTGTCTGCCGCAGATGCGGGACTATCTGGAACTCGCCTCACGGCCCGGCTGGGACGCCGTGCAGTACCTGTGGGCCGGCGCGATCGACCACGAGAACTACCACCTCGGCCTCGCCCCGGCCGCCCCGGCCGACGACCACGCCGACGACGAGGCCGCCCTCGACCGGATGCTGCCAGGCTACGCGGGGCCCGCGCTGGACTTCTTCGACGTGTTCCTCAAGGGCGTCCAGCCGGTGTCCACCCTGCCGAAGGTGACCTGGGAACTCGGGCACGAGGGCCGGCGCACGGCCGGGGCCTGGCCGCCTCCCGGCGCCACGGAGCGCACCTTCTGGCTCACCGATCCGTCCCGGGCGGGCGGCGCGCTGCCCGGCGGGACGCTGGGCAGCGCGCCCGGGACCGACGGCCGGACCGCGCGGTGGACGTACGACCCCGAGTCCCTCGTCCCCTCCCAGGTCGCCAACTCCTTTGCCTTCCTGCAGAGTTACCCCGACGAGTCGGGGATCGCGGCCCGCGAGGACGTCCTGGCCTTCAGCACCGGCGCCCTGTCCGAGCCACTCGATCTCGCCGGGCCGGCCCGCCTCGACCTCCATGTCACCAGCACGGGCGCGGCGTTCGACGTCTTCGCGAAGCTCCTCGACGTCGGGCCCGACGGACAGGCGCACATGATCACCCGCGGCGAGGTGTCCGTCGGCGGCGACCCCGCCCCGGCGGAGATCCCCGTCAGCCTCGGACACACCGGATACCGGGTGCGCCCCGGCCACCGGCTGGCCCTGCTCATCACAAGCAGCGACTACCCGATGTTCCTTCCTTCGTCGGGCAGTTCGGACAACCCCTGGACCACGCTCGCGCCCAAGGCCGGCACGCAGACCCTCCACGCCGACGCCTCCTCCCGGCTGACCGTCACCGTGCTCGCCGCGGAGAGCTGAACAGCCTCCCCGCACCGGAGAGTTCGCTCCGACGCCCGGCCCCGCCCCACCGACCGGCCACCGCACGACCGCAACTCCGCTGCTCCCGCAGCCCGAACGACCCGGGCCCGTCCGCCGGTCGTGAAGGGCTCGGCACCCCCACGCCCGAAGGACCCGTCACCCTCCCAGCACTCCCCTCATCAGGAGCACCGACATGCACGCTCCCAGAACCGCCCGCACCGCCGGCGCGCTGGCTGCCCTGTTCGCCCTGTCCGCCTGTTCGTCGGGCGGCGGCGCCTCCACCGCCGCCCCGAAGGCCGTCCGGCTGACGACGACCACGCCCGCCGCGACCGGCACGCTCGACAGCGTCACCTGGAACCTGCCGATGGGCGAACCGACCACGCTCGACCCGGCGAAGGTCGGCGACTACTCCCCCAGCACCGTGGAGTCCAACCTCTGCGACCCGCTGCTGCGGCTCCAGCCGGACTACACCCTCGCCCCCGGGCTCGCGAAGGCCTGGCACCGTCCCGACCCCAAGACCCTCGTCCTCGACCTCCGCGACGACGTCCGGTTCTGGAACGGCCACGCCATGACCGCGAAGGACGTGGTGGCGAGCCTGACCCGGCAGGGCCGGCCCGCCACCCAGAGCGTCAACACCCAGGTCCTGGCGACCGTCGCGGGCATCACCGCGACCGGCGAGCACCAGGTGACCGTACGCTTCAAGGCCCCCGACGAGCTGTTCCTCAAGTACCTGGTGAACGGCTTCGGAGCGGTCAGCGAGGCCGCCTACCTGAAGAAGGCCGGGGCCGCGTACGGCACCGCCAAGGGCGGGCTGATGTGCACCGGTCCCTTCGAGCTGTCGGACTGGAAACCGGGCGAGTCCGTCACCATGGTCCGCAACAGCGCCTACTGGGACGCCTCGCTGCGCCCCCGGGCCAAGAAGGTGACCTTCAGGTTCGTCACCGACAACGGCACCCTCACCAGCGCCCTGCTGTCCGGACAGATCGACGGCAGCTACGAGATCCCCGCGACCGTCGCCAAGGCACTGCGCTCCTCGGACGCGGGCACCCTCTACCACGGGCCCTCCGCACAGACCGTGTTCATCAGCCCGACCGGTCCGTCCTCCCCGCTCGCCGACCACCGGGTGACCGAGGCCCTCTCCCTCGTGCTCGACCGCGACGCGCTGGTCAAGAACGTCTTCGACGGGGCGGCGCAGAAGCTGAAGACCTTCATTCCGTCGCTGGTGTGGCAGAACGGTGAGGCCGCCGGCGTCTACGCCAAGGGCTACGACGCACTGCCCGCCGTACCGGACGTCGATGTCGCCCGCGCGAAGAAACTCGTCGACCGGGCGGCCCCGAAGCGGCGCACCGTCACCGTGGCGATGGGCGCCGGCGACCAGCAGTCCCTCCAGACGCTCACGTTCGTGCAGGCGGCGGCCAGGAAAATAGGGCTGAAGATCGTCATCAAGCAGCTCCAGCCCACCCAGATGTCCGGGCTCTTCTACGACCCGTCGCTGCGCGAGGGGCTCGACGCGACGATGGCGCTCGGCTACGTCGAGATCCCCGACCCGCTCTCGTACGCCCAGATGTTCACCGCGCCCGCCTCCCCGATGAACTGGATCCACTACGACAACAAGCGGGTGACGTCCCTGCTCGCGCGGGCGCAGGCCGCCCTGGACCCGAAGGAGTCGGCGAGCCTGTTCACCCGGGCCCAGGCGCTGTACTCCAAGGACCTGCCCATCGTCCCGATCGCCGCCCCCTACGAGCGCTTGTTCCTCAACAAGCGCCTCAGCGGGGCCCCCGCGTCCTTCGCCTACATCAACATGCCGTGGGCCGCGCGGCTCGGCGCCACCGGCGGGGCGACCTCATGATCTGGCGCTTCGTCGCCCGCCGTACGGCGATGCTGGTGGTGACCGCCCTGGTGGCCGGCATCGCCGTCTACGGCGCGCTGTTCGTCTCACCGGGCGATCCCGCCACCCTGCTCATCGGCGGCGGCAAGCCGCCCAACCCGCACCTGCTGGCGGAGATCCACCGCCAGTACCACCTCGACGATCCCTTCGTGCAGAGCTACTGGCGCTGGCTGACGGGCATCCTGCACGGGGACGCGGGACAGTCCCTCACCTACAAGGACTCCGTGGCCCACCTGATCTCCCAACGCATCGGCAACACGGTCTTCCTGGTCGGCTACGCGGCCTTCCTGATCATCGTGCCCGCCGTCGCTCTCGGCTCCCTGGCCGCCCTCCGCGGCGGGGTCACCGACAGTCTCGTCACCGTGCTGACCACCGCCCTCATGGCCGTGCCGACGTTCGTGATGTCGGTCCTGCTGATCTGGTGGCTGTCCGTGCGCTGGGGCTGGTTCCCGGCCTACGGGGCGGGCACCGGCTTCACCGGACGCCTCGAACACCTCACCCTGCCGGCGCTCGCGCTCGCCGCCTCCTGGCTCGCCTACGTCACGCAGGTCACCCGGTCCGCGGTGCGCGCCGAACTCGGTTCCGAACACGTGCAGACCGCACGCGGCCGCGGCATCCCGGAGCGGTACGTGATCCGCAAGCACGTCCTGCGCAACGCCTCCGGGCCGATCTTCTCCGTGTCCGGTGTCGCGGTGGCGGGACTGATCGCCGGCTGCTCCGTCGTCGAGCAGGCGTTCGGCGTCAACGGAGTCGGCGCGCTGCTCATCCAGAGCGCCGCCAAGCAGGACCTCGCCGTCGTCCAGGCGCTGGCGCTGATCACCGTGGTCGTGTTCGTCGCCGTCAACACCCTGGTCGACGTGGTCACGGCCGCGCTCGACCACCGCGTCTCCCTGGAGGCCCGTCCATGAGCACCTACCGGATCGCCACCGCCGGACGCGGCCGGGCGGGCCTCGGGCGGATGCGCTCGCTCGCCCGGGGGCGCGGTGTGCTGATCACCGCCGGTGCCGTCGTGACGGTGGCGGTCCTCGCGGCGCTCCTCGCCCCGCTGATCGCGCCGTACGATCCCGACGCGGTGGACATCACGGCGGTGTACGGGCCGAGTTCGGCCGCGCACTGGCTCGGCACCGACGACACCGGCCGGGACATCCTCTCCCGCATCCTGTACGGGGCCCGGCCCAGTCTGCTGGCCCCCGCCGTCGTCACACTGACCGCCGGCACGCTCGGCACCGCGCTCGCGGTGAGCGCCGCGTGGATCGGCGGCTGGTACGACCGGCTGGTGTCGGCCCTGCTGGACATCGTCTTCGGCTTCCCCGGGCTGGTGCTGGCCGTGGTCGCGGCGGCGGTCTTCGGCGCCGGGCTCACGGTGGCGGTGGTGACCCTGTCCATCGCCTACCTGCCGTACGTGGCCCGCGTCGTGCGGGGCGCGGCCCTGCGGGAACGCCGGCTGCCGTACGTGTCCGCACTGGGCATGCTCGGCATGTCCGGGTGGCGCGTGTGTCTGCGCCACCTCGTCCCGAACCTGCTGCCGCTGGTCCTGGTGCAGACCGCCACATCCTTCGGCTACACCCTGCTCGACATCGCCGCGTTCTCCTTCATCGGACTCGGCGCCCAGCCCCCGACCGCGGAATGGGGCCTGATGGTGGCGAACGGATCCTCCGGCATCCTCGCGGGCCGCCCCGAACAGTCCCTGTACGCCGGGCTGGTGATCGTCGTGTTCGTCATCGCCTGCAACCTGCTCGGCAGCGGCCTGTCCCAACGCCTCCTGGGAGACAGCCGATGACCCGTCGACCGACGCCCCGTACGCCCGAACCGCCCAGCGCGAACCCGCCTCCGGTGTCCGGTGACCCCGTGGCCGCACCGGGCGGCGCGCTCCTGGAGCTGGCGGACCTGCACATCACCCTGCCCATGGCGGGCTCCCCCCGTCCGGTCCTGCACCGGGTCGACCTGAGCGTGCCGGCCGGTTCCGCC
The window above is part of the Streptomyces sp. NBC_01428 genome. Proteins encoded here:
- a CDS encoding ABC transporter permease, whose translation is MSTYRIATAGRGRAGLGRMRSLARGRGVLITAGAVVTVAVLAALLAPLIAPYDPDAVDITAVYGPSSAAHWLGTDDTGRDILSRILYGARPSLLAPAVVTLTAGTLGTALAVSAAWIGGWYDRLVSALLDIVFGFPGLVLAVVAAAVFGAGLTVAVVTLSIAYLPYVARVVRGAALRERRLPYVSALGMLGMSGWRVCLRHLVPNLLPLVLVQTATSFGYTLLDIAAFSFIGLGAQPPTAEWGLMVANGSSGILAGRPEQSLYAGLVIVVFVIACNLLGSGLSQRLLGDSR
- a CDS encoding ABC transporter substrate-binding protein encodes the protein MHAPRTARTAGALAALFALSACSSGGGASTAAPKAVRLTTTTPAATGTLDSVTWNLPMGEPTTLDPAKVGDYSPSTVESNLCDPLLRLQPDYTLAPGLAKAWHRPDPKTLVLDLRDDVRFWNGHAMTAKDVVASLTRQGRPATQSVNTQVLATVAGITATGEHQVTVRFKAPDELFLKYLVNGFGAVSEAAYLKKAGAAYGTAKGGLMCTGPFELSDWKPGESVTMVRNSAYWDASLRPRAKKVTFRFVTDNGTLTSALLSGQIDGSYEIPATVAKALRSSDAGTLYHGPSAQTVFISPTGPSSPLADHRVTEALSLVLDRDALVKNVFDGAAQKLKTFIPSLVWQNGEAAGVYAKGYDALPAVPDVDVARAKKLVDRAAPKRRTVTVAMGAGDQQSLQTLTFVQAAARKIGLKIVIKQLQPTQMSGLFYDPSLREGLDATMALGYVEIPDPLSYAQMFTAPASPMNWIHYDNKRVTSLLARAQAALDPKESASLFTRAQALYSKDLPIVPIAAPYERLFLNKRLSGAPASFAYINMPWAARLGATGGATS
- a CDS encoding ABC transporter permease, yielding MIWRFVARRTAMLVVTALVAGIAVYGALFVSPGDPATLLIGGGKPPNPHLLAEIHRQYHLDDPFVQSYWRWLTGILHGDAGQSLTYKDSVAHLISQRIGNTVFLVGYAAFLIIVPAVALGSLAALRGGVTDSLVTVLTTALMAVPTFVMSVLLIWWLSVRWGWFPAYGAGTGFTGRLEHLTLPALALAASWLAYVTQVTRSAVRAELGSEHVQTARGRGIPERYVIRKHVLRNASGPIFSVSGVAVAGLIAGCSVVEQAFGVNGVGALLIQSAAKQDLAVVQALALITVVVFVAVNTLVDVVTAALDHRVSLEARP
- a CDS encoding CocE/NonD family hydrolase, whose protein sequence is MSIRYERTGSAPVPDHARQHLVRMRDGVRLATDVYLPDGADSAPLPAVLVRLPYDKNSRYVYFDKIAALFTGRGYALVVQDVRGKFRSGGQTLPFLREPLDGYDAIEWITHQPWSDGVVGMFGDSYYGFTQWAAVAAEHPALRAIVPRVTTVDFNGTTQSDPGDQSPLGRPVWLEGIEYYAHYWVDNDVYEFAPDRSVRPVIEQYEQAFAAMGNRSAWFDLLAPRYTNLLPALGRHPFDARPVPVLHCVGWFDNICLPQMRDYLELASRPGWDAVQYLWAGAIDHENYHLGLAPAAPADDHADDEAALDRMLPGYAGPALDFFDVFLKGVQPVSTLPKVTWELGHEGRRTAGAWPPPGATERTFWLTDPSRAGGALPGGTLGSAPGTDGRTARWTYDPESLVPSQVANSFAFLQSYPDESGIAAREDVLAFSTGALSEPLDLAGPARLDLHVTSTGAAFDVFAKLLDVGPDGQAHMITRGEVSVGGDPAPAEIPVSLGHTGYRVRPGHRLALLITSSDYPMFLPSSGSSDNPWTTLAPKAGTQTLHADASSRLTVTVLAAES
- a CDS encoding TetR/AcrR family transcriptional regulator, coding for MPIEVDEARRLDEIAAATIQVARERGVRSVTIRAVAAQLGGSTAMVTNYVSSRSALMLNALRKAEEEWTAEMDEVLDGLTGLERLKAAARWMSTTEHDDEVLRRLLMEIASAGPAAGEELEELRRVTSRRNRTELVTLAAQAGLPDPGFGADLLHLLFRGYWLSTLEDPDTWTSDRGAQVALALVELLKGAAPGTASEGAGDA